The Myroides fluvii region TGCCATGATTTAGTCTTGTTTTACTCGTTATTATTCAATTTATTAAACAATCGCTAAGATGTCATCTTCACGCATGATTAGGTAATCCTTACCTTCTAATTTTAGCTCTGTTCCTGCATATTTACCGTATAATACAGTATCGCCTACTTGTACCGTCATGTTGTGGTCTTTCGTTCCGTTTCCTACAGCTACTACTGTTCCTTTTTGTGGTTTTTCTTTCGCTGTATCAGGAATAAAAATACCAGAAGCAGTTTTTGTTTCTGCTGGTTGAGGTTCAATAAGAACTCTATCCGCAAGTGGTTTAATGTTTAATGCCATAGTGTTTATAGTTTATAAAAATTGAATTATTTATATTAGTTCTAAATGCTATAGAAATAGTCATAAAGTGTGCCAAATCTTGTATTGACACCTATTGGCAAAAAAAAATGCCAACTTGACAGCTGGCATTCTATAGTAAAAAGTAAAAACTTTCTTATTCTTGTGTAGTTGCTGGAGTTGAAGTCTCGCTAGTTGCTGGAGTTTCAGCTGCAGGTGTTGATTCTGTCGTGTTTTCTGTGTTAGCAGCAGCAGGAACAGTAGGCTGTACTGGCATCTCTGCGTTAGGATCTAAAAGTTTAGAATCTCCAACAGCTCCACCACTAAAGCTAATGCTTGACATTAAAATAAGGATGATTAACACCGCTCCTAATGTCCAAGTACTCTTATCTAAGAAGTCATTCGTGTTTTTTACACCTCCTGCAACAGTAGATCCTCCGAAAGAAGAGTCTAAACCTCCACCTTTAGGATTTTGTACCATAATAACCACAATTAATAAAAAACATACGATAGCAATCAATACTAAAAATACTGTAAATGTGTTCATGCTTATAAACTATTATGTTGTTGTAACGCTTTTATATCTAATATTTGGTTTGCAAAGAAACTACTTTTTTCTGGATATTTCAAAATTAAAATCTCATAAGCTTGTATCGCTTTTTGATATTTTTTTTGCTCTAAGTATATTTTGGCTAAAGTCTCCGTCATTAAACTTGTGTTCTCTTGTAGAGATAATTCAATATTTATGGGGCTTGCCGTACCTTTTTTTGTTGGGATAATTTTAGGATTTGTTTCGATGAATTTATCAATTAAAGCTTGTTTTTGCTCCAAACTTTTTTGAAATTTTTTTTCATCTTCCGTAATTATCTCCGCTATTTCTTCCTTTTCAGGCTGTTTTGTGTCTTTTTCTGCATCTGATTCTCGAACAATTGGCTGTTGCTTGGACAATTTTAGCCATTCTTGAAAGGAGTATTTTTCCCCAGCTTCAAATGCTAAAGGTTTGCCAATTTCAAGCTTATTTTCTAATTCAGCGCTTTTAGAAATAGCTGGAATTGCTTCTTCAGCTAGTGAATCTATTTCAGGTACAGAAACAGGATTGCATATTTCTTTGTCTGTATCTTTTTGTGTTTTTTCTTCCAAAGAAGTATTCTCTTGTACAATAGCATAGGCAACTTTGGAAATGTTTTGGAGTAGTGCGCTAATATTTTGTTCAGGCTCTCGCTCTTTTTCCTTCGCTATGGGCTCGATTGCTTCTTTTGGCTCAGATTCTTCTTCCTCAATCTCGATGGATAAAGGCGTATAGGCAGTAAAGTCATCAGAAACAATAAAGTGGAACAAAATGTCGCGGTCTAACGTATAAGCCGCAGTTTTTTTGAGTTCCTGATTGTATGAAGTACTTTCATTTGAATAAAGTGCTTTTAGGTACAAACTTCTCAAAGGCTGTAAATAAGGGTACTGCTCAAGTAATTCTTTTAATTCTTGAATGTCTGTTCGCTGTACTTGTGTTGGATCAGCTAAGTAAGTATGTAAAGTTGCTCTATTCAAATTGCTGTCTGTTGTTAATTTACCATTTAGCTAAGGATTCATTGAATACATCTTGTGTAATGCGCTCATAAATCTCATCTAAAGCTGTATTTAATGTCGCACCAACTAATTGTGCATTTGCATCATAGTCATAGTAAAACGAAAATCGTTTTTCGAAGTCGTCTTCTGGATTTTTTTTGTTTGTAAATCGCACATTAATAGCGATGTATAAACGGTTTTGCGCTGCTCTTTGATCTGCAGTTGCCGTCATGGGGCTAATCCTATAATCGACAATTTCTCCTTCGTATACTAAATCCGCATCGGAATTAGTTAATGTTAAACTCGTTTGGTTTTGAATCAAATCTTGCAGTGCAAGGGTGAAGGTACGTTCAATTCCTGGTTCAACCAAAGGTGCATTATTCTGAAAGTAATTCACCTGGAAAGAATCTGCGTCAATTTTTCCTGTTCCCGTAAAGTTATAGTACTTGCAGCTTTGTAAGCCTAAGAGGATAAAGGCAACAAGGAGGATTGGTTTAAGCTTCTTCATTTATAAGTTGTATTGTTTAATCTTTCGATATAAAGTTCGTTCTGAGATACCGAGTTCTTCGGCAGCTGCTTTTCTTTTTCCTTTGTTGCGCTCCAGCGATTTTCGAATTAATTCTACTTCTTGTTCTTCTAAATTGAGTGGTTCATCTTCTACTGTTTCCGCAATCAAGTAATTGTCGTCGTCGTCGCTTTCTACAATGGTTGGGTGATAAGTTGGATGGACCGGTTGAACGGCATGAGCGGGATGTGCATGGCTGTTTTCTAGCTGTAAAATGTCCGAAGGTGTAGTGGGATAGTCGACAGATTCACTTTTACCTCCGTAGATGCGCTGAATCAAGAGTTGATTCGTCTCTTGTACTTGTCCTTTGTCCTGTTTGAGCAGTTCTAAGGTTAGTTTTTTTAAATCCGTAATATCATTGCGCATATCAAAGAGGATTTTGTATAAAATCTCTCGTTCAGTACTAAAATCACTTTCGGCTTTCTTTCCTTGTACGACGGAGGGCAATTGTCTGTCGTGGTTAGGTAAATACGCCTGTAAAATAGACAGTGTAATTTCTCTATTGGTTTCCAAAACAGAAATTTCTTCCGCTACATTTCGCAATTGTCGGATATTTCCATCCCAGCGGTAACGGATCAAGAAATTAGCCGCATTGGCATCTAAGCGCACTGGAGGCATTTTGTATTTATGAGCAAAATCTGAAGCAAATTTCCTGAACAATAAGTGAATGTCTTCCCCTCTTTCTCGGAGTGGAGGTAAGTTGATTTCGATAGTGCTCAAACGATAATATAAATCCTCCCTAAATCGTCCCTTTTGAATCGCCTCAATCATATTGACATTGGTTGCTGCAATGATGCGAATATCTGTCTTTTGTACCCGTGAGGATCCTACTTTGATAAATTCGCCATTTTCTAAAATACGCAACAAACGCACTTGGGTGGTTAAGGGAAGTTCTCCAACTTCATCGAGAAAGATAGTACCACCATCGGCCTCTTCAAAATAACCCTCACGGGTGCTAATTGCACCGGTAAAGGCTCCTTTTTCGTGTCCAAAAAGCTCACTGTCAATTGTTCCTTCAGGAATAGCTCCACAGTTTACAGCAATGTATTTACCGTGTTTGCGATGCGATAGGGAATGGATGATTTTAGGAATGCTTTCTTTCCCAACTCCACTTTCTCCTGTTACCAAAACCGAAATATCCGTTGGAGCAACTTGTATTGCTTTTTGAATGGCGCGGTTAAGCTTAGGATCATTTCCTATGATTTCAAATCGCTGTTTAATTGCTTGAACATTTTCCATGTAGTGAACTTTTTCGTGCTATTTTTTCAAAAGGTGATTAATCTTCTTGCATAGGCGAATATCCAACTGCCTTGCCAATTAGTGTTGCAGAAGTACAATCTTCTACATATACTTCAACAAAATCACCTACTTTATAATTTTCTTTCGGGAATACCACAGTTGTGTTTTGTGAATTTCTTCCGCTCCATTCTAAATCAGAACGCTTCGATGTTTTTTCAATTAAAACTTCGACTGTTTGTCCCACAAAACGTTGCGTACGTTCTAAACTGATTTTTCCTTGTACTGCAATAATTTCGCTTAAACGGCGTTTTTTAACTTCCTCAGGAATGTCATCTTCTAGCTTGCGAGCCGCTAAGGTTCCTGGGCGTTCTGAATAAGCAAACATAAATCCAAAATCATAGCGAACATGCTCCATTAGAGAAAGCGTGTCTTGGTGATCTTCTTCTGTTTCTGTAGGGAAACCTGTAATCATATCTTGCGAAAGAGAAATATCTGGAATTAACGCGTAAATTTTATCCACTAATTCGATGTATTCTTCTCTAGTGTGTTGACGATTCATCTCTTGTAAAATACGTGTACTTCCTGATTGAACAGGTAAGTGAACATATTTACAGATGTTGTCATGACGAGCGATTACTTCAATCACTTCCATGTGCATATCCTGAGGATTCGACGTTGAGAAACGGAATCTCATTTTTGGGAATTTCGTTGCACATAAGTCTAATAATTGAGTAAAGTCAACTGCTGTAGCTTTTTGAATATCAGAAGCTTTGTCAAAATCTTTTTTCAAACCACCTCCATACCAAAGATAGCTGTCAACGTTTTGACCAAGTAAAGTGATTTCTTTGAATCCTCTTTCGTATAAATCTTGAATTTCAGAAATGATACTGTGCGGTTCTCTACTGCGTTCACGTCCTCTTGTAAAAGGAACAACACAGAACGTACACATATTGTCACAACCTCTGGTAATCGAAACAAAAGCCGTCACTCCGTTACTTTGTAGGCGAACAGGGGAAATATCACCATAGGTTTCATCTTTCGACAAAATTACGTTGATGGCATCCCTACCTTCGTCCACTTCTTTTAATAAATTGGGTAAATCTTTGTAGGCATCAGGACCTACTACCATATCAACAATTTTCTCTTCCTCTAGAAATTTACTCTTTAATCGCTCTGCCATACAGCCTAAAACCCCTACTTTCATTCCTGGGTTTTTTTTCTTTATTCGGTTGTATTGGTCTAAGCGTTTGCGTACAGTTTGTTCCGCTTTGTCGCGAATAGAACAAGTGTTTACTAAAACTAAATCAGCTTCTTCTAAGTTATTGGTCGTATTGTATCCTGCGTCAGATAAAATGGAAGCAACAATCTCACTATCTGAAAAGTTCATTTGACACCCATAGCTCTCGATAAAAAGCTTTTTGGTGTTGTCTCTGTTCTGTTCTAGCTGTAAGCTGGTTCCTTGTTTATTTTCGTCAATTACCTTTTCCATATGATTATTTAAAAGGGAGTTTTATTTTAAGCCACAAAGATAGTTTAATTTTATTTGCTGACAAGTTGACAGCTTTATATTTAAGAGGCAAGCTGTTGTTTTTATGAGATTCTCTATTCTTCAGTTTGGATTAGTAGAAGTGTTTTGCTTTAGATTGACTTAGCGTGGAATCATGGAGGGATACAGTTGCTGTAAGGTTAGTAGGAGGTTAATAGGGCGTTTCTTCGGTAAAACCTTAATTGTGCAAAAAAACGCCCTCTAAACATCGAAGAAAGTGCAAGTAAACTCTAGAGTAAGTCAGAACACAAGCTATAATAAGGACAATGTAAATCTTCAGTGATTCATCTTCTTTCGATTCGTTGTTGTGCCCTACGAGATGACAAGAAATTTTTTATTCTAAAGGAAAGAACTAAATAAAAATGGAGTGGTGTTTTTCTGTAGTTTATCACCTCGTTTGATGGAAAAGATTACAGCTAATATTCTCTTTTTTTAAGGAAGGTGTAAAGGTGAAAGCAGTAAAATACGCGAGAAGGTAACGTTTATTACTTTTGTTTTTTTACTTTTGAACCAATTTCCGTTTGTGTAAGGGGTTGAGTCGAAAAGAGAATATTTTGGTAATCAACGTTAAAAAAGTAGGTATTTTTTAAATCATCGGAAAGGATTTTAAGAGAAAGTATGAATTATATCGGTTGAAGTGGAAATATTAAGAAAAAACACATATTTTTGCTTCACAAAAGAATGAAGTATGGCAAAGAATTTAGTGATCGTGGAGTCGCCAGCAAAGGCAAAAACAATTGAAAAATTTTTGGGAAAAGATTATCAGGTAGAATCTAGTTATGGACATATAGCAGATTTACCCTCGAAAGAGATAGGGGTAAATGTAGAAGATAATTTTAAACCAAAATATGAGGTTTCTAGTGATAAGAAAGCAGTAGTAAAGAAATTAAAAGATCTTTCCAAGAAAGCAGAGGTTGTTTGGTTAGCTTCCGATGAGGATCGCGAGGGGGAGGCTATTGCTTGGCATTTGGCAGAAGAATTAAAACTGGACCAAAATAAAACAAAGCGAATTGTTTTTCACGAAATTACTAAATCGGCTATTTTAAAAGCAATTGAAAACCCGAGAGGGATTGATTATAACTTAGTTAATGCACAACAAGCGAGACGTATCTTGGATCGTTTGGTGGGATATGAATTATCCCCGGTGTTGTGGAAGAAAGTAAAAGGAGGATTATCTGCTGGACGTGTTCAGTCTGTAGCTGTTCGTTTAATTGTTGAAAGAGAAAAAGAAATCAACGAGTTCAAAATTGAATCTTCGTATGTGATTACGGCTGAGTTTAAAACAGCTGAAGGAAAAGGGGTAAAAGCGAGGTTGTCTAAAAACTTCAGAAGTGAACAAGAAGCAAAGGATTTCCTGAACCTTAATATAGGAGCAAACTATACAATTAAGGATTTAGAGACAAAACCTGCTAAAAAATCACCAGCTGCTCCATTTACCACATCAACGCTTCAACAAGAAGCTGCCCGTAAGTTATACTATTCAGTTGGACAAACGATGATGTTAGCACAACGCTTATATGAAGAAGGGTATATTACTTATATGAGAACGGATAGTGTGAATTTATCGGAGGAGGCAACAAAAGCTGCCGCTGCAGAAATTGCAAAATCATACGGCGCAGAATATGTACAATCCAGAAGTTATGTAACGAAAAGCAAAGGAGCTCAAGAAGCGCACGAGGCCATCAGACCAACAAATATGGCTTTGCATGCTGTTCCTTTGGATCGAGATCAAGCGCGTTTATACGATTTGATATGGAAGCGTACGTTGGCTTCTCAGATGAGTGATGCTAAATTGGAACGCACCAATGTAAAAATAGGTGCAAATAAATACAGTGATTTATTCGTGGCAACAGGAGAAGTGTTGTTGTTTGATGGATTCTTGAAAGTGTATTTAGAAGGGCATGATGATGAAGAGGAAGAAGTGGAGGGAATCTTACCACACTTAAAAGTTGGGGAGTCGTTGTTGTCGAATGCAATTGTAGCAACACAGCGCTTTAGCAAGCCCGCAGCGCGTTATACAGAAGCCTCGTTGGTGAAAAAATTAGAAGAGTTAGGGATTGGACGACCATCAACCTATGCGCCGACGATTTCAACTATTATTGCGCGTAACTATGTTGAAAAGGGAACCACGGAAGGAAAAGAACGCCCGTACAAAGTAATGACGCTAGCTCAAGCTGCTGTTGCAGAAAAAGTACTAGTAGAAAAAACAGGATCAGATAAAGGGAAAATGATTCCTACAGATATAGGAATTATTGTTAACGATTTCTTGGTTAAGAACTTCAAGACAATTCTAGATTATAATTTTACAGCTAAAGTAGAAGAAGACTTCGATGCTATTGCTGCTGGAGAAGAAGATTGGGCAAAGATGATGCGCGAGTTCTACGATCACTTTCACCCAACAGTGAAAGATGTTGAAGAAAATGCAGAACGCGAATCAGGAGAGCGTATCCTCGGAACAGATCCTGCTTCTGGCAAACCGGTATTGGTGCGTTTGGGGAAATTTGGTCCCATGGCTCAAATTGGTGATGCAGAAGAGGAGAATAAGCAATTTGCTAGCTTAGCCCCAGATCAAAATATTGGAACAATTACCTTAGAAGAAGCATTAAAGCTATTCTTACTGCCTAAAATGTTAGGGGAGTATAATGGAGAAGAGGTTGAAGTAAATAACGGGCGATTTGGACCTTATGTGCGCGTGGGTAAAACATTTATTTCCCTGCCGAAGGGATTAGAACCCTTAGATGTGTCGTATGAAACGGCTTTGGGCTTTATTAAAGAAAAAGAAGAAGCAGATCGACCAATTGCAACCTATAAAGAGTTACCTGTACAAAAAGGTGTAGGGCGATTTGGTCCTTATTTGAAGTGGAATAACATTTTTATTAATGTCAATAAAAAATACAATTTTGATAACCTTTCAAATCAAGATGTTATCGAGTTGATTGAAGATAAAATTCAAAAAGAAAAAGACAAGGTAATTCACGATTGGCAAGAAGAAGGAATCCGAGTAGAAAAGGCAAGATGGGGAAGATCGGTTATTTTGAAGGGCAAAGTGAAAATAGAGTTAGCGAAAGACGTCGATGCACAAGCCTTAACGTTAGAGGAGGTCAAAGCGATGATTGAAGCAAAAACTCCTGCAAAGAAAACCAAAGCTGCCGCAGCGAAGAAGCCTGCAGCTAAAAAGGCAACAACTAAGGTAGTAGCTAAGAAAACGACAACCAAGAAATAATTGAATAGCAAGGTATGTTAGAACTTTTACGTCCAGTTAGTATTGAATTTCGAAATTTTATCGACGGATTGCCAAGTCAAAGTCTAGGAAAGAAAGTGTATTTTCATTCTGGAGGAGATTTCGATAAGTATGCACAATATAAAATCGCTCTTATTGGGGTTACCGATAATAGAGGATTGGCTGCGGAATCTGCTACTGTGGATTTGATGAAAGTTAGAAAAGCTTTTTATACCTTGTATCCGGGGAATTGGAATGTTCGGATTGCCGATTTAGGGGATATTGTACCTGGGGAGTCTATCGAAGATACTTATTTTTTACTGCGAAAAATTGTAGAAGATTTAGTTAAAAATGGTTCAATCCCAGTTGTTATTGGAGGAAGTCAAGACTTAACCTATGCGTTGTATCGCGCGTATGACAAATTAGAACAAATGGTAAACTTAGTTTGTATTGATCACAAACTAGACGTTGCTAAAGATGGAAGTTATGCCGCAGAAAGTTTTCTGTCGCGAATTATTCTAGAAGAACCGAATAATTTGTTTAATTTTTCAAATTTAGGCTACCAAACGTATTATAATTCGCAAGAAGAGATCGATTTAATTGAAAGTTTATACTTTGAAGCCTATCGAGTTGGAGAAATTATTAATAATATTGCATTGGCAGAACCCGTATTGCGAGATGCTGATGTTGTTAGCATTGATATTAATGCTGTAAAGTCAAGTGATTCTGGGAATTTCGTCACGTATAATCCCAATGGATTTGACGGGAGAGAGATTTGTGCTTTGGCTCGCTATAGCGGGTTAAGTGATAAAGTTAGCACTTTTGGACTATTTAATTATAATAATCAAACAAATGAAACGTTATTATTAGGACAAATATTGTGGTATTTTATTGAAGGAGTTAATTATCGCTACAATGAATACCCCTTTACCTGTAAGGACAATTATGTGAAGTATATTGTGCCTTTTGATGATTACGAGAATTTGATATTTTACAAGAGTGATATTTCTGGGAGATGGTGGATTGAAGTGAGTATTGACGCGGGTGTTAATGAAAAGTTAACAAAGAAAACGCTGTTACCTTGTAGTTATGAAGATTACGAAAAGGCAACCGCTCAGCAATTACCTGATAGATGGTGGAGAGCATTTAAAAAGAGTTTAGTATAGTCTTGAAAAATTTAACATTTACATATGTTAAATATAAACTAAATTTTCTTTAGCTTTGTTTTTGAAAATTAAAAATAATTGAATACGTTTACATTTTTAAGAAGTATATAAGAAAACCTAAATAATATATGAAGAAGATCATTACGTTAGGAGCAGTTTTAGCTTTGGTATGCAGCTGTGGTACTGGAGATCGAGGTGAGTTGTTAGGCGGAGTAGAAGGAAAGAGATGGTCAACTACGAAGCCTCATGGTATGTCTTTGGTTCCAGGTGGGACTTTTACAATGGGACAATCGAACGAAGATTTCCTTGGTGCACAGGATGCCCCAACAAAAACAGTAACCGTTGGTTCGTTCTACATGGATGAAACGGCTGTTACAAACAACCAGTACAGGAAATTTGTGGATTGGGTAAAGGATTCGGTTATCCGAACTCGTTTAGCTATTGCTGCAGATGATATGGGATTGACTCCAGATGGTGGTGGTATTGGTGCTTATGCGTTTTTAGATAGCGAAGAAAATCTAGATCGTATGACGCCTTATCAAAGATATATGTACGAAAATTACTACAGCATGGATAGCAGCGATGACATGTATGCGGGTAGAAGATTGAATAAAAAAGTGAACTTGCCTGCATCAGTAGATCGTTATCCTGATGAGTATTATGTTGAAGTAATGGACTCTTTGTATATTCCTGCTTCTGAAACATATAATGGATTGGGTATGTTCGATGCTTCTAAAATTAAATTCAAATACACGTATGTGGATTTAGAGGGAGCAATGAAAGACAAAGGAAACGATCCACGTGGAAAACGCAACAGACACTTAAAAACAGAGACGTTGTTGATTTATCCTGATACAACGCGTTGGATTAAAGAATTCCAATATTCTTACAACGAGCCAATGCACAATGATTATTTCTGGCACGAAGCTTTTGGTGAATATCCTGTAGTGGGTGTGAACTGGAACCAAGCGAGAGCATTTGCTGCATGGAGAACGTTGTACAAAAATACATTCTTGCGTTCAAAACGCATGCCTTCTGAAGTACATGAGTACAGATTGCCAATGGAAAGCGAATGGGAATTTGCAGCTAGAGGTGGTTTAGAAGGAGCAATGTATCCTTGGGGTGGTCCTTATACAACGGATGAAAAAGGTTGTTTCATGGCTAACTTCAAACCTAGTCGTTTTGATTATGCAGCGGATGGAGCTACCTATACAGCTGAAGCACGCGCTTATCCACCAAACGGATATAACTTATACAATATGGCTGGAAACGTAGCGGAGTGGACAAGCTCACCGTATGATTCATCATCTTATGACTTCATGTCAAGTTTAAAACCAAAAAACAGAAGATCAGATACGCCATTAAAAGTTGTACGAGGAGGATCATGGAGAGACCCTGCTTATATGTTACAAGTAGCTACACGTGATTCTGAATACGCGGATTCAGCTAGATCATACATCGGATTTAGAACCGTGCAATCTGTTTCAGGATCAATGTCTAGAAGCAATGCGTCTAAAATGGCTAAATAACCCGAACCAAAACAATTATAGATTATAGACAAACAATTAAAACAATTAAAAAATTATGGCAATACCTAAAAAAGTAATGAACTTCTGTTATGGAATGGGGGCTTCAGTTGTAATTATCGGTGCATTATTTAAAATTACGCACATGGAGTTAGGACCAATTAATGGAAATAATATGCTAACTTTAGGATTGGTTGTAGAAGCACTTATTTTTGCGATATCTGCTTTTGAACCAGTTGATGATGAGTTAGACTGGTCTAAAGTTTATCCCGAATTAAGAGGTGGAGAACCAACACAAGTTAGAGGTGGTGGTAGTGCTGTAGGATTTGTTGGTGGTGGATCAACAGAAGAGCAAGGGATGTTGTCTAAGAAATTAGATGATTTATTGAAAGAAGCGAAAATTGACGGGGAGTTAATGAATAGTTTAAGCAAAAGTATCAGAAACTTTGAAGCAGCATCGAAAGAGATTGCTCCAACAGTTGATTCAGTAGCTTCTACTAGAAAGTATGCCGAAGAAAT contains the following coding sequences:
- the miaB gene encoding tRNA (N6-isopentenyl adenosine(37)-C2)-methylthiotransferase MiaB; protein product: MEKVIDENKQGTSLQLEQNRDNTKKLFIESYGCQMNFSDSEIVASILSDAGYNTTNNLEEADLVLVNTCSIRDKAEQTVRKRLDQYNRIKKKNPGMKVGVLGCMAERLKSKFLEEEKIVDMVVGPDAYKDLPNLLKEVDEGRDAINVILSKDETYGDISPVRLQSNGVTAFVSITRGCDNMCTFCVVPFTRGRERSREPHSIISEIQDLYERGFKEITLLGQNVDSYLWYGGGLKKDFDKASDIQKATAVDFTQLLDLCATKFPKMRFRFSTSNPQDMHMEVIEVIARHDNICKYVHLPVQSGSTRILQEMNRQHTREEYIELVDKIYALIPDISLSQDMITGFPTETEEDHQDTLSLMEHVRYDFGFMFAYSERPGTLAARKLEDDIPEEVKKRRLSEIIAVQGKISLERTQRFVGQTVEVLIEKTSKRSDLEWSGRNSQNTTVVFPKENYKVGDFVEVYVEDCTSATLIGKAVGYSPMQED
- a CDS encoding tetratricopeptide repeat protein yields the protein MNRATLHTYLADPTQVQRTDIQELKELLEQYPYLQPLRSLYLKALYSNESTSYNQELKKTAAYTLDRDILFHFIVSDDFTAYTPLSIEIEEEESEPKEAIEPIAKEKEREPEQNISALLQNISKVAYAIVQENTSLEEKTQKDTDKEICNPVSVPEIDSLAEEAIPAISKSAELENKLEIGKPLAFEAGEKYSFQEWLKLSKQQPIVRESDAEKDTKQPEKEEIAEIITEDEKKFQKSLEQKQALIDKFIETNPKIIPTKKGTASPINIELSLQENTSLMTETLAKIYLEQKKYQKAIQAYEILILKYPEKSSFFANQILDIKALQQHNSL
- the secG gene encoding preprotein translocase subunit SecG, coding for MNTFTVFLVLIAIVCFLLIVVIMVQNPKGGGLDSSFGGSTVAGGVKNTNDFLDKSTWTLGAVLIILILMSSISFSGGAVGDSKLLDPNAEMPVQPTVPAAANTENTTESTPAAETPATSETSTPATTQE
- the porL gene encoding type IX secretion system motor protein PorL/GldL, translated to MAIPKKVMNFCYGMGASVVIIGALFKITHMELGPINGNNMLTLGLVVEALIFAISAFEPVDDELDWSKVYPELRGGEPTQVRGGGSAVGFVGGGSTEEQGMLSKKLDDLLKEAKIDGELMNSLSKSIRNFEAASKEIAPTVDSVASTRKYAEEMSMAAAQLESLNSMYKVQLESATRNAEINKEVAENNIKLKEQMSALTSNLSSLNTVYGGMLSAMGNRGAN
- a CDS encoding co-chaperone GroES, whose translation is MALNIKPLADRVLIEPQPAETKTASGIFIPDTAKEKPQKGTVVAVGNGTKDHNMTVQVGDTVLYGKYAGTELKLEGKDYLIMREDDILAIV
- a CDS encoding sigma-54 interaction domain-containing protein, which produces MENVQAIKQRFEIIGNDPKLNRAIQKAIQVAPTDISVLVTGESGVGKESIPKIIHSLSHRKHGKYIAVNCGAIPEGTIDSELFGHEKGAFTGAISTREGYFEEADGGTIFLDEVGELPLTTQVRLLRILENGEFIKVGSSRVQKTDIRIIAATNVNMIEAIQKGRFREDLYYRLSTIEINLPPLRERGEDIHLLFRKFASDFAHKYKMPPVRLDANAANFLIRYRWDGNIRQLRNVAEEISVLETNREITLSILQAYLPNHDRQLPSVVQGKKAESDFSTEREILYKILFDMRNDITDLKKLTLELLKQDKGQVQETNQLLIQRIYGGKSESVDYPTTPSDILQLENSHAHPAHAVQPVHPTYHPTIVESDDDDNYLIAETVEDEPLNLEEQEVELIRKSLERNKGKRKAAAEELGISERTLYRKIKQYNL
- a CDS encoding formimidoylglutamase translates to MLELLRPVSIEFRNFIDGLPSQSLGKKVYFHSGGDFDKYAQYKIALIGVTDNRGLAAESATVDLMKVRKAFYTLYPGNWNVRIADLGDIVPGESIEDTYFLLRKIVEDLVKNGSIPVVIGGSQDLTYALYRAYDKLEQMVNLVCIDHKLDVAKDGSYAAESFLSRIILEEPNNLFNFSNLGYQTYYNSQEEIDLIESLYFEAYRVGEIINNIALAEPVLRDADVVSIDINAVKSSDSGNFVTYNPNGFDGREICALARYSGLSDKVSTFGLFNYNNQTNETLLLGQILWYFIEGVNYRYNEYPFTCKDNYVKYIVPFDDYENLIFYKSDISGRWWIEVSIDAGVNEKLTKKTLLPCSYEDYEKATAQQLPDRWWRAFKKSLV
- a CDS encoding LptE family protein, with the protein product MKKLKPILLVAFILLGLQSCKYYNFTGTGKIDADSFQVNYFQNNAPLVEPGIERTFTLALQDLIQNQTSLTLTNSDADLVYEGEIVDYRISPMTATADQRAAQNRLYIAINVRFTNKKNPEDDFEKRFSFYYDYDANAQLVGATLNTALDEIYERITQDVFNESLAKW
- the topA gene encoding type I DNA topoisomerase, coding for MAKNLVIVESPAKAKTIEKFLGKDYQVESSYGHIADLPSKEIGVNVEDNFKPKYEVSSDKKAVVKKLKDLSKKAEVVWLASDEDREGEAIAWHLAEELKLDQNKTKRIVFHEITKSAILKAIENPRGIDYNLVNAQQARRILDRLVGYELSPVLWKKVKGGLSAGRVQSVAVRLIVEREKEINEFKIESSYVITAEFKTAEGKGVKARLSKNFRSEQEAKDFLNLNIGANYTIKDLETKPAKKSPAAPFTTSTLQQEAARKLYYSVGQTMMLAQRLYEEGYITYMRTDSVNLSEEATKAAAAEIAKSYGAEYVQSRSYVTKSKGAQEAHEAIRPTNMALHAVPLDRDQARLYDLIWKRTLASQMSDAKLERTNVKIGANKYSDLFVATGEVLLFDGFLKVYLEGHDDEEEEVEGILPHLKVGESLLSNAIVATQRFSKPAARYTEASLVKKLEELGIGRPSTYAPTISTIIARNYVEKGTTEGKERPYKVMTLAQAAVAEKVLVEKTGSDKGKMIPTDIGIIVNDFLVKNFKTILDYNFTAKVEEDFDAIAAGEEDWAKMMREFYDHFHPTVKDVEENAERESGERILGTDPASGKPVLVRLGKFGPMAQIGDAEEENKQFASLAPDQNIGTITLEEALKLFLLPKMLGEYNGEEVEVNNGRFGPYVRVGKTFISLPKGLEPLDVSYETALGFIKEKEEADRPIATYKELPVQKGVGRFGPYLKWNNIFINVNKKYNFDNLSNQDVIELIEDKIQKEKDKVIHDWQEEGIRVEKARWGRSVILKGKVKIELAKDVDAQALTLEEVKAMIEAKTPAKKTKAAAAKKPAAKKATTKVVAKKTTTKK
- the porK gene encoding T9SS ring complex lipoprotein PorK/GldK produces the protein MKKIITLGAVLALVCSCGTGDRGELLGGVEGKRWSTTKPHGMSLVPGGTFTMGQSNEDFLGAQDAPTKTVTVGSFYMDETAVTNNQYRKFVDWVKDSVIRTRLAIAADDMGLTPDGGGIGAYAFLDSEENLDRMTPYQRYMYENYYSMDSSDDMYAGRRLNKKVNLPASVDRYPDEYYVEVMDSLYIPASETYNGLGMFDASKIKFKYTYVDLEGAMKDKGNDPRGKRNRHLKTETLLIYPDTTRWIKEFQYSYNEPMHNDYFWHEAFGEYPVVGVNWNQARAFAAWRTLYKNTFLRSKRMPSEVHEYRLPMESEWEFAARGGLEGAMYPWGGPYTTDEKGCFMANFKPSRFDYAADGATYTAEARAYPPNGYNLYNMAGNVAEWTSSPYDSSSYDFMSSLKPKNRRSDTPLKVVRGGSWRDPAYMLQVATRDSEYADSARSYIGFRTVQSVSGSMSRSNASKMAK